A genomic region of Cannabis sativa cultivar Pink pepper isolate KNU-18-1 chromosome 1, ASM2916894v1, whole genome shotgun sequence contains the following coding sequences:
- the LOC115705770 gene encoding ACT domain-containing protein ACR12 isoform X2 codes for MALANSAFIAPSFSALRRSRIAHSDIPPLYLTAHSDLLTHSEILPSYSRIRSVVVHSTPNGPNAVGSTFLKSEQGADYDPTPIVMIDQDSDSDATIVQLSFGDRLGALIDTMRALKDLGLDVSKGTVATEGSVKQTKIYIKRLDNGRKVEDPDMLEMIRLTVINNLLKYHPESSRQLAMGEAFGIEAPEKKLDVDVATRIHVKEDGPKKSLLYIETADRPGLLVEIIKIIADVNIDVESAEIDTEGLVAKDKFHVSYRGAALPSSLSQVLVNCLRYYLRRPETDIDSY; via the exons ATGGCTTTAGCAAACTCCGCCTTCATCGCCCCCTCCTTCTCCGCCCTCCGCCGATCCAGAATCGCCCACTCCGACATTCCTCCTCTCTACCTCACTGCTCATTCCGACCTCCTCACTCACTCCGAAATCCTCCCCTCATACTCCCGAATTCG GAGTGTTGTTGTCCATTCCACTCCCAATGGTCCGAATGCTGTTGGTTCAACCTTTTTG AAATCTGAACAAGGTGCTGATTACGATCCAACGCCAATTGTGATGATAGATCAAGATTCAGATTCTGATGCAACCATTGTACAGCTTAGCTTTGGGGATCGCCTTGGAGCTCTCATCGACACG ATGAGAGCATTGAAGGATTTGGGACTGGATGTGTCTAAGGGGACTGTTGCAACTGAAGGTTCAGTCAAGCaaacaaaaatttatataaaacgaTT AGACAATGGGCGCAAAGTTGAGGATCCTGATATGTTAGAGATGATTCGACTTACTGTCATCAATAATCTGTTGAAGTATCATCCT GAATCTAGTCGGCAACTTGCAATGGGTGAGGCTTTTGGAATTGAAGCTCCTGAAAAGAAG CTTGATGTTGATGTTGCAACTCGTATACATGTGAAGGAAGATGGACCCAAGAAAAG CTTGCTCTACATAGAGACTGCAGACAGACCAGGATTGCTTGTTGAAATCATCAAAATCATTGCTGATGTCAACATTGACGTGGAATCTGCAGAGATTGATACTGAA GGGTTGGTGGCCAAAGATAAATTTCATGTCAGCTATAGAGGGGCGGCACTCCCAAGTTCATTGTCTCAG GTACTAGTGAACTGTTTGCGTTACTACCTTCGGAGGCCAGAAACCGATATAGATAGTTACTAA
- the LOC115705791 gene encoding germin-like protein subfamily 3 member 2, which translates to MFLIILVLFFLNNYVILASDPDPVQDFCIPNMQATTIANQCKNSSTATVEDFVFSGIKSSGKFGPTGLAATSVNSNIFAGLNTLGMSFVRADFEVGGVNVPHFHPRATEIAFVLEGKVYSGFIDTNNKIFAKVIEKGEVMVFPKGMVHFQMNVGDTPATILGSFDSQNPGLMRIPTAIFGFGIKDQLLEKAFGLNSKELSKLKKRFAPH; encoded by the coding sequence ATGTTTCTAATAATATTAGTACTTTTCTTTCTCAACAACTATGTCATTTTGGCTTCAGATCCTGACCCTGTCCAAGACTTCTGCATACCTAACATGCAGGCTACAACCATTGCCAACCAATGCAAGAACTCGTCCACCGCAACGGTTGAAGATTTCGTCTTCTCGGGCATTAAGTCTTCTGGAAAATTTGGCCCAACAGGGCTTGCTGCTACTTCAGTTAACTCTAACATCTTTGCAGGGCTTAACACACTTGGAATGTCATTTGTAAGAGCTGACTTTGAGGTTGGAGGTGTTAATGTGCCTCATTTCCATCCAAGGGCTACTGAGATAGCATTTGTGCTTGAAGGGAAGGTTTATTCTGGATTTATTGACACAAACAATAAGATTTTTGCTAAAGTGATTGAGAAAGGAGAGGTGATGGTGTTTCCTAAGGGCATGGTGCACTTTCAGATGAATGTGGGAGATACTCCTGCCACTATACTTGGGAGTTTTGATAGTCAAAATCCTGGGTTGATGAGGATTCCAACAGCTATATTTGGATTTGGGATTAAAGATCAGCTTTTGGAGAAAGCTTTTGGGTTGAATTCTAAGGAGCTTTCCAAGTTGAAGAAGAGGTTTGCTCCTCATTGA
- the LOC115705726 gene encoding uncharacterized protein LOC115705726 isoform X1 — translation MAGSVRFESTSASPEDLGFTGSYSNVQRGGYLNASLDRSGSFRESGETRMFSSGASTPRASTALIGDLPPIAQYLTIDPITIENQRYTRLGELRRALGIISFGSTGEDNSFGAAHSKPAPSVATEELKRFKANVQDGSNKAKIRKKMLEESLQKLNKYCDIVSSKKQRNEMITTERSVGLNLLKMGSPSSRNPAEPANQKLEERTKNVILNKRVRSSVAEIRAEGQTNNLAKRSIIGKDRDMLRDCGEGSHIVDEKIRRLPVGGETWDRKIKRKRSVGPLLGRPLDDGEPKRAMHHKLNNDQGSTSCDAQIFRPGPLNGINKFDGASLCASSNGRAIFKNELDKVSLSRDSIPGLSKERLKGNIKLNGREDNQILGLTKGKASRAQRSGPVVSGNLSPNFPRTSGSLEGWEQAGNVNKTHSVSGANNRNRPIPTGSSSPPMAWVGQRPQKISRTRRSNLVSPVSNHDEVPASPEACSPSDLGTRLTFSATNGSLGRSICNAALQYKPKHDNMSSPSRLSESEDSGAACENRESRFKEKGAVSSEVEDGGVKAFQNTVPSTLLTKKSKITIKEGTGDSVRRQGRSGRGSSFPRINISPVKEKLENLASAKPIKSSRHNSERSGSKSGRPPLKKFSERKAIARLGHTSATCSPDCAGEQDDDREELLAAASFACNASNLACSGPFWKKMQPIFAPVNLEEISYLKEQLNFMEVTYERLSQIFDLRNNVMNYHVREENLESQVHVSEGKERSSPDQVLGMDTVGEKLNLESKNMPPLYQRVLSALIMEDEMEEFEEECGARVACFQQKDEFSPDAGSNQGIVGFEFEGQSIFSPQTLQQCAVDLLSCNGSGNVAKSISTSVHNQLLRNNVLTGDHEVTHLDNGSFTEFSEEVIGRPPSLYANASGVSPLDCSYEKMRIEDKLLLELQSVGIYPEIVPDLAEGDDEAITSDILGLQKHLFEQVGKTKVQLKAIIEALEGGKEEEKRGLEQVAMEKLVESSYKKLLATRGSLATKLGVAKVPKQVAVGFMKRTLARCRRLEDTGKSCFSEPALQDVILAVPPHENDPEVVSRLGSTTKLPHETRNSQLEPRLSGSLSDWAEQYDPHNKVDNNSSNLFGGLTASEKDFAKTGAIVNRGKKKEVLLDDVGGIPSLKVKSNFGNNLLGGVKGKRSERERDKDTSARNSVPKAGRLSLGNSERKTKTKPKQKTAQLSTSGNGLISSMHPSAAFGEIPGNGGNRKSETGLMQHGNSADEQLIEKRDPVDFMNLQLHELDPIELGVVNELGGHQDLSTWLNIEEDGLQEHDAMGLDIPMDDLSELNMIL, via the exons ATGGCGGGAAGTGTGAGATTTGAGTCAACTTCGGCTAGTCCAGAAGATTTGGGTTTTACTGGGAGTTATTCTAATGTGCAGAGGGGAGGTTACCTCAATGCCAGCTTAGATAGGTCTGGAAGCTTCCGTGAGAGTGGTGAGACTCGAATGTTTAGTTCTGGTGCTAGTACACCCCGGGCCAGCACTGCATTGATAGGAGATTTGCCTCCTATAGCTCAGTATTTGACAATAGATCCTATTACTATAGAAAATCAGAGATATACTAGGTTAGGTGAATTGAGGAGGGCTTTGGGAATTATATCATTTGGAAGCACAGGTGAAGACAATTCATTTGGGGCTGCTCATTCAAAGCCTGCCCCTTCTGTGGCTACAGAGGAACTGAAGCGGTTCAAAGCAAATGTGCAAGATGGCTCTAACAAAGCAAA GATTAGGAAAAAGATGCTTGAAGAATCCTTGCAAAAATTGAACAAGTATTGTGATATTGTAAGCTCAAAGAAACAACGGAATGAGATGATTACTACAGAAAGATCAGTTGGGTTGAATTTGTTGAAGATGGGCTCCCCGAGTTCACGGAACCCTGCTGAACCTGCGAACCAAAAATTGGAGGAAAGGACTAAGAATGTCATTCTCAATAAGCGAGTTCGCTCTTCAGTTGCAGAAATAAGG GCTGAAGGCCAAACTAATAACCTTGCAAAGCGGTCGATCATAGGAAAAGATAGGGATATGCTTAGAGATTGTGGCGAAGGATCTCATATTGTTGATGAAAAGATCCGAAGATTGCCAGTTGGAGGGGAGACATgggacagaaaaataaaaaggaaacgTTCTGTTGGTCCTCTTCTTGGCCGACCCCTGGATGATGGAGAGCCCAAGCGAGCTATGCATCATAAGCTGAACAATGATCAGGGTTCAACATCTTGTGATGCCCAAATTTTTag GCCAGGACCATTAAATGGCATCAACAAGTTTGATGGTGCTTCCTTGTGTGCTAGCTCAAATGGCCGTGCAATTTTTAAGAATGAACTTGACAAGGTTTCTCTTTCAAGGGATTCAATTCCTGGCTTAAGTAAGGAGCGACTCAAGGGGAACATTAA GTTAAATGGTCGTGAGGATAATCAAATACTTGGATTGACAAAAGGGAAAGCTTCAAGGGCACAGCGAAGCGGCCCTGTTGTTTCAGGAAATTTATCTCCTAATTTTCCTCGCACCTCTGGATCACTGGAGGGTTGGGAACAAGCAGGAAATGTGAACAAAACTCATTCAGTAAGTGGCGCTAACAATCGCAACCGACCTATCCCAACAGGATCTTCGTCCCCTCCCATGGCATGGGTTGGTCAGAGACCCCAAAAAATTTCCCGCACTAGACGATCAAATTTAGTGTCTCCCGTCTCAAACCATGATGAAGTACCGGCATCACCAGAAGCCTGTTCTCCTTCTGATTTGGGCACTAGATTAACCTTTTCTGCTACCAATGGGTCTCTTGGCAGGAGCATATGTAATGCTGCCCTGCAATATAAACCAAAGCACGATAATATGTCATCTCCTTCCAGATTATCTGAAAGTGAAGATTCTGGTGCAGCATGTGAAAATCGTGAAAGTAGGTTTAAGGAGAAAGGAGCAGTAAGCAGTGAGGTAGAGGATGGAGGTGTAAAAGCCTTTCAAAACACTGTTCCTTCAACATTGCTTACAAAGAAAagtaaaataactattaaagaAGGAACTGGAGATAGTGTGCGCAGACAAGGAAGAAGTGGTCGGGGATCATCATTTCCCAGGATTAATATTTCACCAGTGAAGGAAAAGTTGGAGAATTTAGCCTCAGCAAAGCCAATTAAAAGTTCAAGGCATAATTCTGAAAGGAGTGGCAG CAAGTCAGGACGGCCCCCTCTAAAGAAATTTTCAGAACGGAAAGCCATTGCTCGTCTTGGACATACAAGTGCCACTTGCTCTCCTGATTGTGCAG GTGAACAAGATGATGACCGTGAAGAACTCTTAGCAGCTGCAAGTTTTGCTTGTAATGCGAGCA ATCTTGCCTGTTCTGGTCCATTCTGGAAGAAGATGCAACCAATATTTGCTCCTGTCAACTTAGAGGAGATATCTTACCTAAAGGAGCAG CTGAACTTTATGGAGGTGACTTATGAACGCCTGTCTCAGATATTTGACCTTCGCAATAATGTTATG AATTATCATGTGCGTGAAGAGAACCTTGAGTCTCAGGTTCATGTATCTGAAGGAAAAGAGAGAAGTTCGCCCGATCAAGTCCTGGGCATGGACACTGTAGGTGAGAAATTAAATTTGGAAAGTAAGAATATGCCTCCGCTGTACCAAAGAGTATTATCAGCTTTGATAATGGAAGATGAGATGGAAGAATTTGAAGAAGAGTGTGGAGCAAGAGTTGCATGTTTCCAGCAAAAGGATGAATTTTCTCCTGATGCTGGTTCTAACCAAGGCAttgttgggtttgagtttgaagGTCAATCCATTTTTTCTCCTCAAACATTACAGCAGTGTGCTGTTGACTTGCTCTCTTGTAATGGTAGTGGTAATGTAGCTAAGAGCATAAGCACAAGTGTACATAATCAATTACTTAGAAACAATGTATTGACTGGAGATCATGAAGTTACACATTTGGATAATGGGTCATTTACTGAGTTTTCTGAAGAGGTGATTGGTAGACCTCCTTCATTATATGCAAATGCTTCTGGAGTTTCACCTTTAGATTGCTCATATGAGAAAATGCGTATTGAGGACAAGCTCTTGCTGGAGTTGCAGAGTGTTGGCATATATCCAGAGATAGTG CCTGATCTAGCTGAAGGAGATGATGAAGCAATTACTTCTGATATCCTTGGACTGCAAAAACATCTTTTTGAACAG GTTGGTAAAACAAAGGTGCAGCTGAAAGCAATCATTGAAGCATTGGAGGGAGGCAAGGAGGAAGAAAAACG GGGACTTGAGCAGGTTGCAATGGAAAAACTTGTTGAATCTTCTTACAAAAAATTgctg GCCACTCGAGGAAGTCTTGCTACAAAACTTGGGGTTGCAAAGGTTCCAAAACAAGTAGCTGTGGGTTTTATGAAGAGAACTCTTGCTAGATGTCGGAGATTAGAAGATACTGGAAAAAGTTGCTTCAGCGAGCCTGCACTTCAGGATGTCATCTTGGCTGTGCCTCCTCATGAAAATGATCCAGAGGTGGTGAGTCGCCTAGGGTCAACAACGAAGCTGCCACATGAAACTCGGAATTCTCAACTGGAGCCCAGATTGTCAG GTTCTTTGTCTGATTGGGCTGAGCAGTATGATCCTCACAATAAAGTTGACAATAATTCTTCTAATTTATTTGGAGGTCTTACCGCCTCTGAGAAGGATTTTGCCAAAACTGGAGCTATAGTTAACAGAGGGAAAAAGAAGGAAGTGTTGCTTGATGATGTTGGTGGCATCCCTTCCTTGAAAGTCAAGTCAAATTTTGGTAATAATTTATTAGGTGGAGTGAAAGGTAAAAGAAGTGAGAGAGAGCGGGACAAAGATACATCTGCCAGAAACTCTGTTCCCAAAGCTGGTCGTCTGTCATTGGGTAACTCTGAACGGAAAACAAAAACGAAGCCAAAGCAGAAGACAGCTCAGCTATCAACTTCAGGAAATGGATTAATTAGCAGTATGCACCCTTCTGCTGCTTTTGGTGAAATTCCTGGCAACGGTGGCAACAGAAAAAGTGAAACTGGGTTGATGCAACATGGTAACAGTGCCGATGAACAACTTATAGAGAAGAGGGATCCtg
- the LOC115705770 gene encoding ACT domain-containing protein ACR12 isoform X1, whose product MALANSAFIAPSFSALRRSRIAHSDIPPLYLTAHSDLLTHSEILPSYSRIRSVVVHSTPNGPNAVGSTFLKSEQGADYDPTPIVMIDQDSDSDATIVQLSFGDRLGALIDTMRALKDLGLDVSKGTVATEGSVKQTKIYIKRLDNGRKVEDPDMLEMIRLTVINNLLKYHPESSRQLAMGEAFGIEAPEKKLDVDVATRIHVKEDGPKKSLLYIETADRPGLLVEIIKIIADVNIDVESAEIDTEGLVAKDKFHVSYRGAALPSSLSQVLWFPYWHDKVSQFPFNFLMKFLNV is encoded by the exons ATGGCTTTAGCAAACTCCGCCTTCATCGCCCCCTCCTTCTCCGCCCTCCGCCGATCCAGAATCGCCCACTCCGACATTCCTCCTCTCTACCTCACTGCTCATTCCGACCTCCTCACTCACTCCGAAATCCTCCCCTCATACTCCCGAATTCG GAGTGTTGTTGTCCATTCCACTCCCAATGGTCCGAATGCTGTTGGTTCAACCTTTTTG AAATCTGAACAAGGTGCTGATTACGATCCAACGCCAATTGTGATGATAGATCAAGATTCAGATTCTGATGCAACCATTGTACAGCTTAGCTTTGGGGATCGCCTTGGAGCTCTCATCGACACG ATGAGAGCATTGAAGGATTTGGGACTGGATGTGTCTAAGGGGACTGTTGCAACTGAAGGTTCAGTCAAGCaaacaaaaatttatataaaacgaTT AGACAATGGGCGCAAAGTTGAGGATCCTGATATGTTAGAGATGATTCGACTTACTGTCATCAATAATCTGTTGAAGTATCATCCT GAATCTAGTCGGCAACTTGCAATGGGTGAGGCTTTTGGAATTGAAGCTCCTGAAAAGAAG CTTGATGTTGATGTTGCAACTCGTATACATGTGAAGGAAGATGGACCCAAGAAAAG CTTGCTCTACATAGAGACTGCAGACAGACCAGGATTGCTTGTTGAAATCATCAAAATCATTGCTGATGTCAACATTGACGTGGAATCTGCAGAGATTGATACTGAA GGGTTGGTGGCCAAAGATAAATTTCATGTCAGCTATAGAGGGGCGGCACTCCCAAGTTCATTGTCTCAGGTACTCTGGTTTCCTTATTGGCACGACAAGGTGTCTCAATTTCCCTTCAATTTTCTAATGAAGTTTTTGAATGTGTAG
- the LOC115705726 gene encoding uncharacterized protein LOC115705726 isoform X2 produces MAGSVRFESTSASPEDLGFTGSYSNVQRGGYLNASLDRSGSFRESGETRMFSSGASTPRASTALIGDLPPIAQYLTIDPITIENQRYTRLGELRRALGIISFGSTGEDNSFGAAHSKPAPSVATEELKRFKANVQDGSNKAKIRKKMLEESLQKLNKYCDIVSSKKQRNEMITTERSVGLNLLKMGSPSSRNPAEPANQKLEERTKNVILNKRVRSSVAEIRAEGQTNNLAKRSIIGKDRDMLRDCGEGSHIVDEKIRRLPVGGETWDRKIKRKRSVGPLLGRPLDDGEPKRAMHHKLNNDQGSTSCDAQIFRPGPLNGINKFDGASLCASSNGRAIFKNELDKVSLSRDSIPGLSKERLKGNIKLNGREDNQILGLTKGKASRAQRSGPVVSGNLSPNFPRTSGSLEGWEQAGNVNKTHSVSGANNRNRPIPTGSSSPPMAWVGQRPQKISRTRRSNLVSPVSNHDEVPASPEACSPSDLGTRLTFSATNGSLGRSICNAALQYKPKHDNMSSPSRLSESEDSGAACENRESRFKEKGAVSSEVEDGGVKAFQNTVPSTLLTKKSKITIKEGTGDSVRRQGRSGRGSSFPRINISPVKEKLENLASAKPIKSSRHNSERSGSKSGRPPLKKFSERKAIARLGHTSATCSPDCAGEQDDDREELLAAASFACNASNLACSGPFWKKMQPIFAPVNLEEISYLKEQNYHVREENLESQVHVSEGKERSSPDQVLGMDTVGEKLNLESKNMPPLYQRVLSALIMEDEMEEFEEECGARVACFQQKDEFSPDAGSNQGIVGFEFEGQSIFSPQTLQQCAVDLLSCNGSGNVAKSISTSVHNQLLRNNVLTGDHEVTHLDNGSFTEFSEEVIGRPPSLYANASGVSPLDCSYEKMRIEDKLLLELQSVGIYPEIVPDLAEGDDEAITSDILGLQKHLFEQVGKTKVQLKAIIEALEGGKEEEKRGLEQVAMEKLVESSYKKLLATRGSLATKLGVAKVPKQVAVGFMKRTLARCRRLEDTGKSCFSEPALQDVILAVPPHENDPEVVSRLGSTTKLPHETRNSQLEPRLSGSLSDWAEQYDPHNKVDNNSSNLFGGLTASEKDFAKTGAIVNRGKKKEVLLDDVGGIPSLKVKSNFGNNLLGGVKGKRSERERDKDTSARNSVPKAGRLSLGNSERKTKTKPKQKTAQLSTSGNGLISSMHPSAAFGEIPGNGGNRKSETGLMQHGNSADEQLIEKRDPVDFMNLQLHELDPIELGVVNELGGHQDLSTWLNIEEDGLQEHDAMGLDIPMDDLSELNMIL; encoded by the exons ATGGCGGGAAGTGTGAGATTTGAGTCAACTTCGGCTAGTCCAGAAGATTTGGGTTTTACTGGGAGTTATTCTAATGTGCAGAGGGGAGGTTACCTCAATGCCAGCTTAGATAGGTCTGGAAGCTTCCGTGAGAGTGGTGAGACTCGAATGTTTAGTTCTGGTGCTAGTACACCCCGGGCCAGCACTGCATTGATAGGAGATTTGCCTCCTATAGCTCAGTATTTGACAATAGATCCTATTACTATAGAAAATCAGAGATATACTAGGTTAGGTGAATTGAGGAGGGCTTTGGGAATTATATCATTTGGAAGCACAGGTGAAGACAATTCATTTGGGGCTGCTCATTCAAAGCCTGCCCCTTCTGTGGCTACAGAGGAACTGAAGCGGTTCAAAGCAAATGTGCAAGATGGCTCTAACAAAGCAAA GATTAGGAAAAAGATGCTTGAAGAATCCTTGCAAAAATTGAACAAGTATTGTGATATTGTAAGCTCAAAGAAACAACGGAATGAGATGATTACTACAGAAAGATCAGTTGGGTTGAATTTGTTGAAGATGGGCTCCCCGAGTTCACGGAACCCTGCTGAACCTGCGAACCAAAAATTGGAGGAAAGGACTAAGAATGTCATTCTCAATAAGCGAGTTCGCTCTTCAGTTGCAGAAATAAGG GCTGAAGGCCAAACTAATAACCTTGCAAAGCGGTCGATCATAGGAAAAGATAGGGATATGCTTAGAGATTGTGGCGAAGGATCTCATATTGTTGATGAAAAGATCCGAAGATTGCCAGTTGGAGGGGAGACATgggacagaaaaataaaaaggaaacgTTCTGTTGGTCCTCTTCTTGGCCGACCCCTGGATGATGGAGAGCCCAAGCGAGCTATGCATCATAAGCTGAACAATGATCAGGGTTCAACATCTTGTGATGCCCAAATTTTTag GCCAGGACCATTAAATGGCATCAACAAGTTTGATGGTGCTTCCTTGTGTGCTAGCTCAAATGGCCGTGCAATTTTTAAGAATGAACTTGACAAGGTTTCTCTTTCAAGGGATTCAATTCCTGGCTTAAGTAAGGAGCGACTCAAGGGGAACATTAA GTTAAATGGTCGTGAGGATAATCAAATACTTGGATTGACAAAAGGGAAAGCTTCAAGGGCACAGCGAAGCGGCCCTGTTGTTTCAGGAAATTTATCTCCTAATTTTCCTCGCACCTCTGGATCACTGGAGGGTTGGGAACAAGCAGGAAATGTGAACAAAACTCATTCAGTAAGTGGCGCTAACAATCGCAACCGACCTATCCCAACAGGATCTTCGTCCCCTCCCATGGCATGGGTTGGTCAGAGACCCCAAAAAATTTCCCGCACTAGACGATCAAATTTAGTGTCTCCCGTCTCAAACCATGATGAAGTACCGGCATCACCAGAAGCCTGTTCTCCTTCTGATTTGGGCACTAGATTAACCTTTTCTGCTACCAATGGGTCTCTTGGCAGGAGCATATGTAATGCTGCCCTGCAATATAAACCAAAGCACGATAATATGTCATCTCCTTCCAGATTATCTGAAAGTGAAGATTCTGGTGCAGCATGTGAAAATCGTGAAAGTAGGTTTAAGGAGAAAGGAGCAGTAAGCAGTGAGGTAGAGGATGGAGGTGTAAAAGCCTTTCAAAACACTGTTCCTTCAACATTGCTTACAAAGAAAagtaaaataactattaaagaAGGAACTGGAGATAGTGTGCGCAGACAAGGAAGAAGTGGTCGGGGATCATCATTTCCCAGGATTAATATTTCACCAGTGAAGGAAAAGTTGGAGAATTTAGCCTCAGCAAAGCCAATTAAAAGTTCAAGGCATAATTCTGAAAGGAGTGGCAG CAAGTCAGGACGGCCCCCTCTAAAGAAATTTTCAGAACGGAAAGCCATTGCTCGTCTTGGACATACAAGTGCCACTTGCTCTCCTGATTGTGCAG GTGAACAAGATGATGACCGTGAAGAACTCTTAGCAGCTGCAAGTTTTGCTTGTAATGCGAGCA ATCTTGCCTGTTCTGGTCCATTCTGGAAGAAGATGCAACCAATATTTGCTCCTGTCAACTTAGAGGAGATATCTTACCTAAAGGAGCAG AATTATCATGTGCGTGAAGAGAACCTTGAGTCTCAGGTTCATGTATCTGAAGGAAAAGAGAGAAGTTCGCCCGATCAAGTCCTGGGCATGGACACTGTAGGTGAGAAATTAAATTTGGAAAGTAAGAATATGCCTCCGCTGTACCAAAGAGTATTATCAGCTTTGATAATGGAAGATGAGATGGAAGAATTTGAAGAAGAGTGTGGAGCAAGAGTTGCATGTTTCCAGCAAAAGGATGAATTTTCTCCTGATGCTGGTTCTAACCAAGGCAttgttgggtttgagtttgaagGTCAATCCATTTTTTCTCCTCAAACATTACAGCAGTGTGCTGTTGACTTGCTCTCTTGTAATGGTAGTGGTAATGTAGCTAAGAGCATAAGCACAAGTGTACATAATCAATTACTTAGAAACAATGTATTGACTGGAGATCATGAAGTTACACATTTGGATAATGGGTCATTTACTGAGTTTTCTGAAGAGGTGATTGGTAGACCTCCTTCATTATATGCAAATGCTTCTGGAGTTTCACCTTTAGATTGCTCATATGAGAAAATGCGTATTGAGGACAAGCTCTTGCTGGAGTTGCAGAGTGTTGGCATATATCCAGAGATAGTG CCTGATCTAGCTGAAGGAGATGATGAAGCAATTACTTCTGATATCCTTGGACTGCAAAAACATCTTTTTGAACAG GTTGGTAAAACAAAGGTGCAGCTGAAAGCAATCATTGAAGCATTGGAGGGAGGCAAGGAGGAAGAAAAACG GGGACTTGAGCAGGTTGCAATGGAAAAACTTGTTGAATCTTCTTACAAAAAATTgctg GCCACTCGAGGAAGTCTTGCTACAAAACTTGGGGTTGCAAAGGTTCCAAAACAAGTAGCTGTGGGTTTTATGAAGAGAACTCTTGCTAGATGTCGGAGATTAGAAGATACTGGAAAAAGTTGCTTCAGCGAGCCTGCACTTCAGGATGTCATCTTGGCTGTGCCTCCTCATGAAAATGATCCAGAGGTGGTGAGTCGCCTAGGGTCAACAACGAAGCTGCCACATGAAACTCGGAATTCTCAACTGGAGCCCAGATTGTCAG GTTCTTTGTCTGATTGGGCTGAGCAGTATGATCCTCACAATAAAGTTGACAATAATTCTTCTAATTTATTTGGAGGTCTTACCGCCTCTGAGAAGGATTTTGCCAAAACTGGAGCTATAGTTAACAGAGGGAAAAAGAAGGAAGTGTTGCTTGATGATGTTGGTGGCATCCCTTCCTTGAAAGTCAAGTCAAATTTTGGTAATAATTTATTAGGTGGAGTGAAAGGTAAAAGAAGTGAGAGAGAGCGGGACAAAGATACATCTGCCAGAAACTCTGTTCCCAAAGCTGGTCGTCTGTCATTGGGTAACTCTGAACGGAAAACAAAAACGAAGCCAAAGCAGAAGACAGCTCAGCTATCAACTTCAGGAAATGGATTAATTAGCAGTATGCACCCTTCTGCTGCTTTTGGTGAAATTCCTGGCAACGGTGGCAACAGAAAAAGTGAAACTGGGTTGATGCAACATGGTAACAGTGCCGATGAACAACTTATAGAGAAGAGGGATCCtg